The Paraburkholderia sp. D15 genome has a segment encoding these proteins:
- a CDS encoding N-acetyltransferase, with the protein MAIIDKESVIAVRPAIAADLKKIAAVHQESFVRQSHSLEWITATANGYPRTRYFVAECGNDIVGYVVWAEKSGFRTEVVLELEQIAVLPEFRGQSIGRALVRSLLDVNEALRARHARVKAVLVTTRSDNKAWLLYQSALGAKVQAKITDLYSADELIMVASDPIAHLAKRCIPSD; encoded by the coding sequence ATGGCAATCATCGACAAGGAATCCGTCATTGCCGTCCGCCCGGCTATTGCGGCAGATCTAAAGAAAATAGCGGCCGTACATCAGGAAAGCTTCGTTCGCCAAAGCCATTCACTCGAATGGATAACGGCCACAGCTAATGGTTATCCACGCACGCGTTACTTCGTTGCCGAATGCGGCAACGACATTGTCGGATATGTCGTATGGGCAGAGAAAAGCGGATTCCGAACTGAGGTCGTGCTGGAGCTTGAGCAAATCGCGGTATTGCCTGAATTCCGTGGGCAAAGCATCGGACGCGCTTTGGTGCGTTCCCTCCTTGACGTCAACGAAGCACTTCGAGCTCGCCATGCGCGCGTCAAAGCTGTTCTGGTTACGACTCGCTCCGATAATAAAGCATGGCTCCTGTATCAGTCCGCGCTGGGTGCGAAGGTCCAGGCGAAAATAACCGACCTGTACTCGGCAGACGAGTTAATCATGGTCGCTTCGGATCCCATCGCGCATCTTGCCAAACGCTGCATTCCCAGCGACTAG